A window of Coturnix japonica isolate 7356 chromosome 2, Coturnix japonica 2.1, whole genome shotgun sequence contains these coding sequences:
- the LOC107308678 gene encoding zinc finger protein 585A-like, whose protein sequence is MSAGGAPQHPAPARGKGQGSAQGAMMLPSTSVCGENPENRENQTEPNQKSDGQLLKRLSSLLEQPAHILNLLPYPRLNEVPRAGHELGSAGAEIPSDPCTGYRFFKPGGLFGIKQLEEPFPEGQQMQEDSKILVSPCAVEPVRTNKVEQPDEKPGVAAGSLELYPTGASSSGRWFHGGQRAPERAGTERDGAASLSPLPSRVGCWVPQLGNGPFRCAQCGKGFRQKQSLITHERIHTGEKPYRCGDCGKSFSQRPNLLTHRRVHTGERPFPCTQCGKSFSQKANLLAHQRIHAANEKALAGGEQEDGGSGKPKLRATQRSYQDDTPFVCPECGKSFRQKPNLITHRRIHTGERPFTCFLCGRSFNQKTNLVTHYRVHTGERPFACTQCGKRFTQKTNLVTHQSTHTDVRPYPCGQCQKCFKDKVSLKAHQKTHAPRQRRCPGRAPAPTLPFGAAPTLLQPGSLEQEAPFSSMPPLPVQKIPEGQELYSCTEKGFPSKEQLLPAQQAPLGEQAFPCVQCGEGFCPKVTLLRPQHGPAAEAPAGCTAGFSPGPHLLGHLGVQPVLGDGTAPTPPTPGAEKPFICNQCGNSFGLWISLVAHQKTHVGQKSYQCPEHDKSSGDELSTKSPQEKDMEGRAWLCPECGRSFVQYDRLLKHRQNHRGRGPYRCDVCGKRFSLKTNLVTHQRIHTGERPFTCGVCGRRFNQKGNLVTHYRTHTGERPFACTQCGKRFAQKPNLIAHQKTHSGRQPFTCLECPKRFKSKLSLRVHQRVHVVEQPQSEPGPGQTPPSLQSHPGSPYPCSLCGEAFEEHGELQLHRQGHAGERPHACAECGKRFRQKVNLAVHQRTHTGERPFHCAECGKGFSQKAHLLRHRRTHTGGVPPSCCEGTCPAHREETDANAALGKGPAPPGTLLPPCSRGAVQGSLPREELRPGAPPGPNRAESPSGAADILLQLMQEEQHLVSGSQHPPEAPAGQCPCKCSEGGEGLGGKPSLQPQCCCADCVTQRQLLLKPQHDCRAEIWCKYSGCSRSFEDKRVLRVPERAHSEEKTSPCPSCLSGQRAPMTDLASPAGENTFTFPSGAEEGFGDEKALVIHSQAEEEAAGKEFKCILCGECFGQQPSLTRHQKHHAGERAFICAECGKAFSLKHNLIIHQRIHTGERPYQCDVCQKSFSLKQNLLTHQRIHSGEKPFSCGSCGKRFREQRFLLNHQRTHSDDRPGATGAAACSRSPGSEAHEEAGGPTAAGGSFSCTRCGKGFSCRSSLAAHQRTHSGERPFICAECGKSFSQKGSLKLHQRTHRAENALT, encoded by the exons ATGTCTGCGGGGGGGGCTCCCCAG CACCCGGCTCCTGCACGAGGGAAAGGCCAAGGAAGCGCTCAGGGTGCCATGATGCTGCCAAGCACTTCTGTGTGCGGTGAAAAcccagagaacagagaaaaccaAACCGAACCAAACCAGAAAAGCGATGGCCAGCTGCTGAAACGCCTCTCCTCTCTCCTGGAGCAGCCTGCCCACATCCTGAACCTGCTGCCTTACCCCAGGCTGAACGAGGTGCCCAGGGCTGGACATGAGCTGGGTTCTGCGGGTGCAGAGATCCCCTCTGACCCCTGCACAG GCTACAGATTTTTCAAGCCCGGTGGCTTGTTCGGTATTAAACAGTTGGAGGAGCCGTTCCCTGAAGGCCAGCAGATGCAGGAGGACAGCAAGATCCTCGTGAGCCCCTGTGCAG TTGAGCCTGTCCGAACAAACAAGGTGGAGCAGCCTGATGAGAAGCCCGGGGTTGCTGCAGGCTCTTTGGAGCTGTACCCCACTGGTGCCAGCAGCTCTGGCCGCTGGTTCCATGGCGGGCAGCGCGCACCTGAGCGGGCAGGCACGGAGCGGGACGGCGCAGCCAGCCTCAGCCCGCTGCCCTCCAGGGTGGGCTGCTGGGTGCCCCAGCTTGGCAACGGCCCCTTCCGCTGTGCCCAGTGTGGGAAGGGCTTCCGTCAGAAGCAGAGCCTCATCACTCACGAGAGGATCCACACCGGGGAGAAACCCTACAGGTGCGGGGACTGCGGGAAGAGCTTCAGCCAGCGCCCCAACCTGCTGACCCACCGCCGTGTGCATACTGGGGAACGCCCCTTCCCCTGCACGCAGTGTGGCAAGAGCTTCAGCCAGAAGGCCAACCTCCTGGCCCACCAGCGCATCCACGCCGCCAATGAGAAGGCGCTGGCGGGGGGGGAGCAGGAGGACGGTGGCTCTGGCAAACCGAAGCTGCGGGCTACGCAGCGCAGCTACCAGGATGACACCCCTTTTGTGTGCCCCGAGTGTGGGAAGAGCTTCCGGCAGAAGCCCAACCTCATCACGCACCGGCGCATCCACACGGGCGAGCGGCCCTTCACCTGCTTCCTGTGTGGCAGGAGCTTCAACCAGAAGACCAACCTGGTGACACACTACCGTGTGCACACCGGGGAGCGCCCCTTTGCCTGCACCCAGTGCGGCAAGCGCTTCACCCAGAAAACCAACCTCGTGACACACCAGAGCACCCACACTGATGTCCGCCCCTACCCCTGCGGGCAGTGCCAGAAGTGCTTCAAGGACAAAGTGTCCCTTAAAGCCCACCAGAAGACACATGCACCACGCCAGCGGAGGTGCCCAGGACGGGCTCCGGCTCCCACCCTGCCCTTTGGGGCTGCGCCTacactgctgcagccaggcagcctGGAGCAAGAGGCTCCTTTCAGCTCCATGCCACCGCTGCCTGTTCAGAAGATCCCTGAAGGCCAAGAGCTATACTCGTGCACGGAGAAGGGTTTTCCCTcaaaggagcagctgctgcccgcGCAACAGGCCCCGCTGGGGGAGCAGGCCTTCCCCTGCGTGCAGTGTGGAGAAGGGTTTTGCCCCAAGGTGACTCTGCTCCGGCCACAGCACGGCCCCGCTGCTGaggctcctgctggctgcactgcaggcttCAGCCCCGGTCCACACCTCCTGGGGCACCTGGGGGTGCAGCCTGTCCTTGGGGATGGCACTGCCCCCACACCGCCCACCCCCGGAGCGGAGAAGCCCTTCATCTGCAATCAGTGTGGCAACAGCTTTGGCCTGTGGATCTCCCTTGTTGCTCACCAGAAGACTCACGTGGGGCAGAAGTCCTACCAGTGCCCTGAGCATGACAAGAGCTCTGGAGATGAGCTGTCCACCAAATCTCCCCAGGAGAAGGACATGGAGGGGAGAGCCTGGCTGTGCCCCGAGTGCGGGAGAAGCTTTGTACAGTATGATCGCTTGTTAAAGCACCGCCAGAACCACCGGGGCCGGGGTCCTTACCGCTGTGACGTCTGCGGGAAGAGGTTCAGCCTGAAGACCAACCTGGTGACTCACCAGCGCATCCACACCGGTGAGCGGCCCTTCACCTGTGGCGTCTGCGGCCGCCGCTTCAACCAGAAGGGCAACCTGGTGACACATTACCGCACGCACACCGGGGAGCGACCCTTTGCCTGCACCCAGTGCGGCAAGCGCTTCGCCCAGAAGCCCAACCTCATCGCCCACCAGAAGACCCACTCGGGCAGGCAGCCCTTCACTTGTCTAGAGTGCCCCAAGCGCTTCAAGAGCAAGCTCTCCCTCCGGGTCCATCAGCGCGTGCACGTGGTGGAGCAGCCCCAGAGTGAGCCGGGCCCCGGCCAGACACCGCCCAGCCTGCAGAGCCACCCCGGCAGCCCGTACCCCTGCTCACTCTGCGGGGAGGCCTTTGAGGAGCATGGCGAGCTGCAACTGCACCGGCAGGGCCACGCTGGCGAGCGGCCGCACGCCTGCGCTGAGTGCGGCAAGCGCTTCCGACAGAAGGTGAACCTGGCTGTACATCAGAGGACCCACACCGGGGAGCGGCCCTTCCATTGTGCTGAGTGCGGGAAGGGCTTTAGCCAGAAGGCTCACCTCCTCCGGCACCGCCGGACGCACACCGGTGGTGTGCCACCCTCCTGCTGCGAGGGGACCTGCCCAGCGCACCGCGAGGAGACAGATGCCAATGCTGCCCTGGGGAAGGGCCCTGCACCGcctggcacactgctgcctccctgctcccGTGGAGCTGTGCAGGGATCACTGCCACGGGAAGAGCTACGGCCAGGAGCACCGCCTGGCCCGAACAGAGCAGAGAGCCCATCTGGGGCTGCAGACATCCTTCTGCAGCTgatgcaggaagagcagcaccTAGTGTCTGGCTCGCAGCACCCGCCGGAGGCACCCGCGGGGCAGTGCCCCTGCAAGTGCTCCGAGGGTGGGGAAGGGCTGGGTGGGaagcccagcctgcagccacagtgctgctgtgctgactgtGTGACccagaggcagctgctgctgaagcccCAGCATGACTGCCGTGCTGAGATCTGGTGCAAGTAcagtggctgcagcagaagCTTTGAGGACAAGAGAGTCCTGAGAGTGCCTGAGAGAGCACACAGCGAAGAGAAAACCTCGCCGTGCCCCAGCTGCTTGT CCGGGCAGCGTGCGCCCATGACGGACCTGGCATCGCCCGCGGGCGAGAACACCTTCACCTTCCCCAGCGGCGCTGAGGAGGGCTTCGGGGATGAGAAGGCGCTGGTGATCCACAGCCAggcggaggaggaggcggcggggaAGGAGTTCAAGTGCATCCTGTGCGGGGAGTGCTTCGGGCAGCAGCCCAGCCTCACCCGGCACCAGAAGCACCACGCTGGGGAGCGGGCCTTCATCTGCGCCGAGTGCGGCAAGGCCTTCAGCCTCAAGCACAACCTCATCATCCACCAGCGCATCCACACCGGGGAGCGGCCCTACCAGTGCGACGTGTGCCAGAAGAGCTTCAGCCTGAAGCAGAACCTGCTCACCCACCAGCGCATCCACAGCGGCGAGAAGCCCTTTTCCTGCGGGAGCTGCGGGAAGCGCTTCCGTGAGCAGCGCTTCCTCCTCAACCACCAACGCACCCACAGCGACGACCGACCCGGGGCCACTGGCGCCGCCGCCTGCAGCCGCTCACCGGGCTCAGAGGCGCATGAAGAAGCCGGTGGTCCCACTGCAGCAGGCGGCTCCTTCTCCTGCACCCGCTGCGGGAAGGGCTTCAGCTGCCGGAGCAGCCTGGCCGCACATCAGCGCACCCACAGCGGCGAGCGGCCCTTCATCTGCGCCGAGTGCGGGAAGAGCTTCAGCCAGAAGGGCTCCCTGAAGCTCCATCAGCGCACCCACAGGGCTGAGAACGCCCTCACGTGA
- the LOC107308689 gene encoding leucine-rich repeat-containing protein 61-like isoform X2 — protein MTTGGGDEGPPGTAGLCRCRSPQPDMETRTEKGEEGDGTRITAQLLKASTGEFALESILLLKLRGRGITDLGCLGDCTNLEWLDLSGNAISQLGPLAALKALAVLNLSRNRISSLEPLGSCESLQSLNLAGNQVSSLQQLRCLAGLRRLESLRLRDALGQLTNPVCATAAYRTALPELLPGLRDVDGERVSGRGSELFQLCCDLDSSLGRSPGPAPPRTAQPWVQAGFWEPPPLRRSSIVEEAYRQFSEALRECRELGRRADDTIAQAERALSGRTDPGSYVF, from the exons ATGACAACGGGAGGCGGAGACGAGGGGCCGCCGGGCACCGCCG GGCTGTGCCGGTGCAGATCCCCGCAGCCCGACATGGAGACACGCACGGAGAAGGGCGAGGAGGGCGACGGCACGCGGATCACGGCGCAGCTGCTGAAGGCCAGCACTGGGGAGTTTGCCCTGGAGtccatcctgctgctgaagctgcGCGGCCGCGGCATCACCGACCTGGGCTGCCTGGGCGACTGTACCAACCTGGAGTGGCTCGACCTGTCTGGCAATGCCATCTCGCAGCTGGGCCCGCTGGCCGCCCTCAAAGCGTTGGCAGTCCTCAACCTCTCGCGCAACCGCATCTCCAGCCTGGAGCCGCTGGGCTCCTGCGAGAGCCTGCAGAGCCTCAACCTGGCGGGCAACCAGgtgagcagcctgcagcagctgcgCTGCCTGGCTGGCCTGCGGCGCCTGGAGAGCCTGCGGCTGCGCGACGCACTGGGCCAGCTCACCAACCCTGTCTGCGCCACCGCCGCCTACCGCACCGCGCTGCCCGAGCTGCTGCCCGGCCTGCGGGACGTCGACGGCGAGCGCGTGTCGGGACGTGGCAGCGAGctcttccagctgtgctgtgacctCGACAGCTCATTGGgccgcagccccggccccgctccaCCGcgcacagcccagccctgggtgCAGGCCGGGTTCTGGGAGCCACCGCCGCTGCGCCGCAGCTCCATCGTGGAGGAGGCGTACCGGCAGTTCAGCGAGGCGCTGCGGGAGTGCCGCGAGTTGGGCCGGCGCGCCGACGACACCATTGCGCAGGCTGAGCGGGCGCTGAGCGGGCGCACCGACCCTGGATCCTATGTTTTCTGA
- the RARRES2 gene encoding retinoic acid receptor responder protein 2 yields the protein MKLLLGIAVAVLALADAGQSPLQRRVVKDVLDYFHSRSNVQLLFREQSVEGAVERVDSSGTYVQLRLNLAQTACKKQTQRRQNCRIIESKRKPACLACYKFDNSDVPRVLDKYYNCGPSHHLVVKEIKHRDEAECRAVEEAGKASDALYLPGMFAFSKGLPA from the exons atgaagctgctgctgggcatcGCCGTGGCCGTGCTGGCGTTGGCAGACGCCGGGCAGAGCCCGCTGCAACGGCGCGTGGTGAAGGATGTGCTGGACTACTTCCACAGCCGCAGCAACGTCCAGCTGCTCTTTAGGGAGCAGTCAGTAGAAGGGGCCGTCGAGAGA GTGGACTCATCGGGGACGTACGTCCAGCTGCGCCTTAACCTTGCACAGACGGCATGCAAGAAGCAGACACAGAGGAGACAGAACTGCAGGATCATAGAGAGCAAG AGGAAGCCAGCCTGCTTGGCCTGCTACAAGTTTGACAACAGCGATGTCCCCAGGGTGCTGGACAAGTACTATAACTGTGGCCCCAGCCACCACCTGGTTGTGAAG gagATCAAACACCGTGATGAGGCTGAGTGCCGGGCTGTGGAGGAGGCCGGCAAGGCGAGTGATGCCCTCTATCTGCCAGGCATGTTTGCTTTCTCCAAGGGGCTGCCAGCCTAG